DNA sequence from the Leptospira limi genome:
GGATATGTGAGAGAGAAAGGGAAATCCAAAACTTCTCAAAAGAAACTTACTTTTTACTCAGACTTCATGGAACTCTGAATAAACAAAGTTCCGAACTCAAATACCAGTCAAAAGAAAAATTGAATCAAGAAGATGTAAATGCAATTGTAAAAGAACTCGAAATGATTCCAGAACCTTCTAAGTTAAAGGAACTTGTTTTATCAAATATCAAAGTAAAACAATTGAATCGAAAACCTCCAAAGGCATTTTCCACCGCCAGTTTACTTGAAGTTAGTTTTCGTGCTTTAAAATTTGATTCAAAAAAAACGATGAGAATTGCACAAAGTTTATTTGAAGGTAAAAAATTACAATCAGGAGAAACGGTTGGCCTGATTACCTATATGAGATCTGATAGTACTCGAGTTTCGGATTCAAAACGTCAGTTAGGTGAAAATTATTTAAAACAACATTATCCAAAACTTTTGTTGGAAGGCGCTGGTAAACAGTCCAAACAAAAAAAGTTTTCGCAAGATGCTCATGAAGCAGTGATCCCTATTAACCCCAATTTAACACCAAATCAAATTCGAAATTATTTAACAGTAGATGAATGGAAACTTTACCAATTGATTTGGGAACGATTTTTGGTCTCTCTCATGAAACCAGAATCAGGTGAAGAAGTGGTGTATGAATTCCCAATTGGAAAACATCTTTTCACTCATACTTTTGAAAGGATTTTTGACGGTGGGTTCAAAAATTATCCAGAACCAATGATGGATAAAAAGAAAAGTACATTGGATGCAAAGGTGGGAGATATTTTTTTCTACGAATCTTATTCGACATTAGAAAAAGAAACAGAACCTCCAGAACGATATACCCATGGTAAATTGATCCAAAAAATGGAAGATACGGGAGTGGGCCGCCCTTCCACTTACGCAAACATTCTTGAAACATTAAAACTGAGAAAGTATATAGTTGAGTACCAAAAAAATATAGGTCCTTCTGCTTTGGGAATGAAAGTGGATGGTTATTTGGATTCAAACTTTCATGATCTAATTGGTGAGTCATTTACAAAGGACTTAGAGCAACAATTGGACCAAATTACAGAGAACAAAAATTCAAGGGTGGAATTAATTTCAGCATTTTATGGGAAGTTGAAACAGATTTTAAAATCACCAAGGAAAAAAAAAGAATCTTATGGGCCTGAGTTTGGAACTAGTAAGAAGAATGAAAAAAGTATAACTGAAAGTTCAGGAATCAATTCAAATGATTCTATAAAAAAAAATAAGAACCAACATCTACCTAAGGAAAAGAGTCTAAATCTTACAGAGAAAAAAGTTTGCCCTAAATGTTTGGATGGAACCATCAAAACCAAATTAGGGAAAAATGGAAGAACCATTTATTTTTGTTCTCGTTACCCACACTGTGACTACATCACCTATGACAACTAATCATGATAAAACTTTGATCCTTGTGAATTTGGGAGGACCTCGAACGTCCTCAGAAATTGAAGTATTTTTAAGAGATTTATTTTCAGATCCATTTGTGTTTGATTTGCCATTGCCAGAATTTTTACGCATTCGATTGGCAAAGTTCATCGCAAAAAAACGGGCTCCGAAAGTGCAAAAAACATATGAATCCATGGGTTTTGGAGGTGGTTCTCCCCTTGTGGACGAAACAGAAAAACAAGCTAAGGTTTTGGAATTAATTCTTAACCAACAAACAAACGTAAAATGGAAGGTAAAAGTTTCCATGACGTGTGGATTTCCTAATATTAGAGAGGATGAATTCACCAAACCCGATGCAAATACGGTGTATCTACCGCTTTATCCTCAATTCTCCAGGTCTACCGTATTATCAACTTTAGCAATTTTAGAAACTAAATTTGGAGAATGTCCAGTTGGGAGTGGTGGTTATATCCCACATTTTGGATTGGAGCCAAATTTCCACCAAATCACTGCTAAGTTTATTTATGAGTTTTTTACAAACCAATTAAGATCAGATGAATTTTTACATTATCCAAAAGAAACTCCGAAATGTGATTGGAAAGATCTAGATCTTATTTTTTCGGCACACGGTGTTCCAATGCGACTCATACACAAGGGAGATCGTTATATGGAAGAAGTAGAAGTTTCAGTCAAAAGAATTTCTGAAGAATTACGAAAGTTTGGTTTTAGAGGTAACGTACATGTATCTTACCAAAGTAAAGTAGGCCCTGCCAAATGGACTGAACCAAACACAATTCAAATGATCACAAAACTTTCCAAAGAAGGTAAACACATAGCAGTGTATCCAATTAGTTTTGTAAGTGATCACCTAGAAACATTGGAAGAAATTGGCGAACAGTTTAAAGAACTCACATTGGAAAATGGTGGAAAATCATTTGTTAGAATTCCTGCTTTCGGTACTTACAAACCATTTATGGAATATTTAGCAGAACGAGTGTTACTTGCCGATACATCGGTTAAGGATTGTATTTGTGAAAAAAATGGGGGAGAATCGCTAAAACATTGTCGATTCAAAAATTGATCTGAGACCAATTCCTTTTCTATAATTTCCATAAAATCTGATGTTTTTTCCTTGGGATGACCAGTTTGTTTCTAGCTGGTCTAAAACTTGGTTGAACTTAAATAAATTTGAGTCATACGCAGGGAAAACTCCCTCCCAAGTTGTTCGGTAAACAGCTGTTGGAAGGTCCATTTTCTTTGAGATCAAATAT
Encoded proteins:
- the hemH gene encoding ferrochelatase, which encodes MTTNHDKTLILVNLGGPRTSSEIEVFLRDLFSDPFVFDLPLPEFLRIRLAKFIAKKRAPKVQKTYESMGFGGGSPLVDETEKQAKVLELILNQQTNVKWKVKVSMTCGFPNIREDEFTKPDANTVYLPLYPQFSRSTVLSTLAILETKFGECPVGSGGYIPHFGLEPNFHQITAKFIYEFFTNQLRSDEFLHYPKETPKCDWKDLDLIFSAHGVPMRLIHKGDRYMEEVEVSVKRISEELRKFGFRGNVHVSYQSKVGPAKWTEPNTIQMITKLSKEGKHIAVYPISFVSDHLETLEEIGEQFKELTLENGGKSFVRIPAFGTYKPFMEYLAERVLLADTSVKDCICEKNGGESLKHCRFKN
- the topA gene encoding type I DNA topoisomerase; protein product: MNSYLGKDWLVVATKGHIKDLPPKSYGVDISNSFEPEYEWLKGKKNLFASIVTKAKKCSKIYIASDPDREGEIIAKHCFDELAKLKKPIYRLRLKEITKDELNSQLEKQTGLDLAEIESQIARRVVDRIFGFEVSPDLWKQLKIPTLSAGRVQSTVLHWICEREREIQNFSKETYFLLRLHGTLNKQSSELKYQSKEKLNQEDVNAIVKELEMIPEPSKLKELVLSNIKVKQLNRKPPKAFSTASLLEVSFRALKFDSKKTMRIAQSLFEGKKLQSGETVGLITYMRSDSTRVSDSKRQLGENYLKQHYPKLLLEGAGKQSKQKKFSQDAHEAVIPINPNLTPNQIRNYLTVDEWKLYQLIWERFLVSLMKPESGEEVVYEFPIGKHLFTHTFERIFDGGFKNYPEPMMDKKKSTLDAKVGDIFFYESYSTLEKETEPPERYTHGKLIQKMEDTGVGRPSTYANILETLKLRKYIVEYQKNIGPSALGMKVDGYLDSNFHDLIGESFTKDLEQQLDQITENKNSRVELISAFYGKLKQILKSPRKKKESYGPEFGTSKKNEKSITESSGINSNDSIKKNKNQHLPKEKSLNLTEKKVCPKCLDGTIKTKLGKNGRTIYFCSRYPHCDYITYDN